GGTTTCAGACTCGGTGCCGCGGAACCTGGTAGAGGCCTATGACGTCCCGGCTGACTCCTGGGTTCTGGACTTCGCCCCGCCTCCGGGACCGCGGTGGTTCGCCGGCTGCGCCTCGTTCGACAGGAAGATATACCTGATGGGCGGCACCGACGGCAACACCGACCTGAGCCGGGTCGACCGCTTTGACCCCTCAACCAACACCTGGGATACCGTAGCCCCGCTTCCCTGGCCTCGGTCATCCCTCGCCGGCTGTGAATACGAGGGCCGCATCTACGCAATCGGCGGATACTCCATGACACTGGGTTTCCAGAAGTCAGTTGCCCGGTTCACGCCCGACTCTGGCCTGGGTCGTTGGGACGTGGTTGACTCTCTCATCTCACGACGGGCCAACCCGGCGGCCGCTGTAGCCGCAGGCTGGATGTGCGCGCTCGGTGGAGCGTACTTCAGCAATCTATCGAGCTTCGAGTTCAACGGGGGGAGCGGCTGGGTGAAATCCATGCGATACATGCGCACCGCGCGCAGCGGAGCCGCGGCAATCGGCTATGGTGAGTGGCTCTGCGCCATCGGTGGTCAAAACAAGGACGGCCCCCTGAGTTCGGTCGAGATAGCCAGTATGGTGAGCGTCTTCGATCCTTGGCAGTACCTGCCGCAGATGTCTGTCCCGCGGGTCTTTTGCGGAGCGGCAGTTGTGGACACCAACGTGATAGTCATCGGCGGCCGGAGTGACCGCGGTGCCGAGCCGTCGGTTGAGAAAGCTGACGCATCGCTTTTCCCATCCGGTGTTGAAGAACCGCAGGCCCCGAGGCCGGTACAGAGGACTGCGGGTTGGGCGACGGTCGCGTGCGGGCACGTGCGCATAACCTGCCGTGATGCTTCCATCTACGATGGGTCAGGCCGCCTCGTATTCGCCGGCACCGGGCCGGTTGACGTCCAGCTGGCTCCTGGGGTCTACTTCGCGCGCGTGATGGGCGAAGACGACCGGTCCGTGACCGGCACAGTCACGGTCGTCCGATGATCTTCCTGCTGCTCCTCGCGGCCACCGGGCCGCTGGACAGCCTCTATCTGGCCGGCGACTACGAACGGGTCGCTGAGCTCACGCCTCTCGTCCTTGCCGACTCGGCCCGCAGCGCAGCGGATTCCAGCGCTGTCAATCAGACCTACGCCTTTGCCCTCGTCGCCTTGGGCCGCGCCGATGAGGCCGCCGCAGTGTTTCGCCGACTCCTCCTAGAACACCCGAATCTGACGTTGGATCCCGAGGCCGTGTCCCCGAAGATCCGAGCCGTGTTCGAGGCGGTCAAGGCGCAGACAGCTCTGCCGACACCGCCGCCCACACCCGTGCTGGCCGAGACCGTCTACCTGAGGCAATCGGTGCCGCTGTCGGTGATCGTCCCCGGGTTGCGCCAGATGCAGACCGGCCGCCCGGCAGCGGGCTATGCACTGGCCGGCGCCACAGCGCTGTCCCTCGCCGGACTCGTGCTCAGCCACTTCGCGTACAACGACGCCCGCGCTGACTACCTGCAGGCCTCCTCGCCGCAGGACATCGCCGACCGCCATCAAGACGCGAACAACTGGTCGCACGCCCGGATAGTCCTATCCGGGACGTCGGTGGCTTTCTGGCTGGTCGGCCTGATTTCTGCGCTGCGCTCCCCGTGAAGTAACTTGCGGGCCGTGTGCAACACCTGCACACACGGCCCTCCCACCTGCTGCCAGCTACAGTCGTGCAGCCATGTCTGTGCCTGAGACCGGAATCCAGTTCCGGCTGGCATGCGAGTTGCTACTAACACAGGCACGACACCGACTTACTCGCCTCCCAAGAGATGGCAGTCAATTGCCGCACCCGATACGGCAGCGGTGTGTGTGGCAAGACGGCCAGCCTCGGTGTCTTTCCCTACCAACTGGACCCCGCCCAGTCCTCGAAGTCCGGTAGGTAGTTCGCACCTCTACTCATAGAGGGCTCGGTCACAGAGAGGCGGTGCGACATCCCTGCTGCGCACCGCCTCTCTGCTGCATGAATTGGAAACTGACATGGGAGTGTGGATCTCGGCACGCAAGCCCACCGTGCTGACTTGCAGCCAGAAGCACCCTGGGGCACGGCAGACTTGCGGAGCCATCCAGCTCAAGTCGAGGCCGGGCAAGCAGAGCCAGACAGAGAACCTCCACCGTCGCATTGATCAACGCTTCCCGCGCTAGCCAGCTTGACTCCTCCCCACAGCACCGTATTCTTGTCCCGGCTCCCTGGATGAACACCATCTGCCTGCTGCTTTGCCTGCTGGCCCTGCCGGGTGCCGACTCCAGTCTCAGATCGAGCTATGCGCTCGCGGGAAGCAATGCCGGACAACTGAAGCTGGCCCTGTCGCGCCTGCCTGCCGAGCAACGTCCGGCAGCCGAGTTCCTGCTGCAAAACATGCCCGCCGTGGACCTCGCGCAGATGCCGGCTCCGATGCTGGAGGAAAACGTCGCGCTGGCGTTCAAGGCGCGCGAGCTACTGCCGTGGGGCCGGCGTGTGCCTGACGAGCTGTTCCGGCACTACGTACTCCCACACCGCGTGACGCAGGAGCCGTTGTCGAATTGGCGCAGGATGTTCTTCGATTCGCTCTACCCGCTCGTCCGGAACTGCACCACGATGACCGAAGCGGCGAGGCAGGTAAACACCTGGACCGGGCGCAAGGCAACCTACAAGCCGAATGCCCCGCGCGACCAGGGGCCGCTGCAGACACTGCTCTCCGGCTGGGGCCGGTGCGAGGAACTCGTCATTCTGTACGCCGATGCCTGCCGCGCCATCGGCATCCCGGTCCGTCAGGCGTACACGCCGTATTGGACCGCGGGCGACGGCAACCACGCCTGGCCCGAGATCTGGATTGATGGCCAGTGGTTTCCGGCGCACGCGTTTGAGGCGGTTGACTCGCTACACTTCCGGTTCAAGAAGGACACCATCCGCACCGCCTACGTATTCGCGGTCAGCTACGGCGTGCCGGAGAACGCTGAAGGCGTCTACCGCCGCGAGCCGGGATGTGCCGTTATCAACGTGACGTCCGACTACACCCCGACCGGCCTGCTGCGGGTATTCGCATCTCGGTCCGGCGAGGTGGCTATCGGTGTGCCGGTCTGTGTCTCAGTGTTCAACAGCGGCGCGCTCCGGCCGGTGGCGCGCGACACGACCGGCGATGACGGCTGGTGGTCGATACCGACTGGTGTCGGCGAAGTCTGCGTCACCGCCGGCTACCGATCAGACTCGTGCGGCGCAATCGCCCGGATAGTAGCCCGCGAGACTACGGACATCCGCTTTGACCTCGACGACCCACAGCAATTGCCCCCGAAGTTCTGGCTCTGGTATCCGCTGCCCGAACCATGATTCTGTGAACCACGGATGAACGCAGATAGACGCAGGCATGGTTCCGAATCTGGGACACCCATCGGCGTCGATCGGCGTGTATCGGCGGCTGGTATCCGATGCCGAACCGTGAACCCCGGATTTGTGCCACGGAGCACACAGAAAAAACTGAGCGCAGGGAACCGACTCCGGACCCCATCCGCTCTGTGGCCTCTGTGGTTGTCCATTCTGCTGCCGCTCGCGATGAGCGCAGTTGCCCAGCCGTTCGCCTCGCCGCAGGACTCTGCCCTGCTGGCGCTGGCCCCCGACTCGCTCCGCCCTGCCTTTGCTGAGGCGCTGGCCGACGCCGGTCAGAACTGGGACGAGCTGGCATTCGCCGTCGCGACCGTGCAGCCAGACCGCCGCGCAGAGGCGGTCTGGCTCATCAACTCAATGCCACACCTCGACCGGCTTGAGATGACCCGCGCGGTGCTGGTCGAACACATCGAGTATTCACATATCGGCATGACAGCCTTCAAGTATCGCGCACCCGACTCGCTGTTCCGCAACTACATCCTCACTTACCGGATCTCCGACGAGCCGGTCACGGCCTGGCGCAAGCTCCTCTATGGCCGCTTCGCCCGCGCGGTGAAGAAATCCAGGACGCCCGCCGCCGCGGCTCGAATCGTCAATCTCTGGCTTGCCGGGCACATCCGCCCCGTCAAACGCGGCTTCTTCGGCCCGATGAAGTCGCCCGAACTTGTGCTCTCATCCGGATCGGGGACGAACGAGGAGATAGCGGTGCTGGCCGCGGCCATCCTCAAGTCACTCGGAATCCCGAGCCGCCGCGTCAAGGTTCCCTGGCTTGGTGCGCAGGACAGTGATGCAAGCTGGCTCGAAGTCTACAGCGACGGGAGTTGGCTGCCCTGCTACCCGCTTGAGCCGAAGGCATTCGGAGACTTCCGCTGGCTTGAGCGCGAGCATGGCAACAATGTCACCGTTGCAGTCGCGACGTCGGCATTCGGCCAGCAACTTGTCACTCCAAGCTACACCGCGGGCGCCCGGGTTCGCATCCGCCTGACCGCAGCGGGTGTTCCGCTGCCCGGCTTTGAGGGCTTCGCCGTCAACGTATTCAACGCCGGTGCATGGCGGCCAATGGACGAGCTCAACACGGTAACTGATTCTCTTGGGAAGTTCGACTGCTACCTCGGCAACGGAAACTTCCTCCTGATCGCCGGCCAGCGCGACCCACGCGGTGACCCCTACGTGGTGACGCGGGAGCTGGAGGTCAAACCCTATGCGGCAGTGGATATCACTCTAGACTTGACCGTGCCGGTGACGCCCGCGCCCGTCTACTCCAGAACACCGGACTTCACAAACCTCCTG
Above is a genomic segment from candidate division WOR-3 bacterium containing:
- a CDS encoding transglutaminase domain-containing protein → MNTICLLLCLLALPGADSSLRSSYALAGSNAGQLKLALSRLPAEQRPAAEFLLQNMPAVDLAQMPAPMLEENVALAFKARELLPWGRRVPDELFRHYVLPHRVTQEPLSNWRRMFFDSLYPLVRNCTTMTEAARQVNTWTGRKATYKPNAPRDQGPLQTLLSGWGRCEELVILYADACRAIGIPVRQAYTPYWTAGDGNHAWPEIWIDGQWFPAHAFEAVDSLHFRFKKDTIRTAYVFAVSYGVPENAEGVYRREPGCAVINVTSDYTPTGLLRVFASRSGEVAIGVPVCVSVFNSGALRPVARDTTGDDGWWSIPTGVGEVCVTAGYRSDSCGAIARIVARETTDIRFDLDDPQQLPPKFWLWYPLPEP